A region from the Lycium barbarum isolate Lr01 chromosome 8, ASM1917538v2, whole genome shotgun sequence genome encodes:
- the LOC132607779 gene encoding uncharacterized protein LOC132607779, whose protein sequence is MPPKKATAAQKGKAKVAETSRAPRVTVTRARAQTMPGITLQSEGSITPPAEPGAGPSAAPATPAPAAPAPQSGADDRTLTEAVQLLTTLVAGQAQRHGRRDDDDGRRDSLRVREFLLCGPPEFSGSKPDEDPHDFIRRMRRSVDLVRASETESVELASHRLRDVAAHWYESWELARGRGASPATWDEFEAAFLSHFLPPELRRARVDRFLPIRQRGRSVREYNLEFDSLARYAPAIVAEMADRMHRYVIGLDRYLVESCMSMASRTDMDIARLQAYAQGMEDS, encoded by the exons atgcctccgaaaaaggcaacggcggcccagaagggcaaggcgaaagTGGCAGAGACTAGTCGGGCACCGAGAGTCACCGTTACCCGAGCTCGAGCTCAGACTATGCCCGGTATTACACTTCAGTCAGAGGGATCCATTACACCACCGgcagagcctggagcaggtccctCAGCAGCTCCAGCGACTCCAGCGCCCGcagctccagctcctcagtcAGGGGCGGATGACAGGACATTGacagaggctgtgcagttactgactaccctggtagcgggacaggctcagAGACACGgccggagggatgatgatgatggcaggcgggacagcctgagggttcgggagttcttattatgtggccctccagagttttccgggtctaagcccgacgaggaccctcaTGACTTTATTAGGAGGATGCGACGCTCagtagatttggtcagggcttcagagaccgagtctgttgagctggcttcgcacaggctacgggatgttgctgctcactggtacgagtcttgggagctagcTAGAGGCCGGGGTGCTTCCCCAgccacttgggacgagtttgaggctgcttttctcagccactttttgcctccagagttgCGGAGGGCGAGAGTGGACAGGTTTTTGCCGATTCGACAGAGGGgccggagtgttcgtgagtataacctggagtttgattcactggcccGATATGCTCCGGCTATAGTGGCAgagatggctgaccggatgcaccgatatgtgatcgGGCTGGACCGTTACTTAGTTGAGTCCTGTATGTCGATGGCATCACGgacagatatggatatcgccAGATTACAGGCGTATGCTCAGGGGATGGAGGACAG CTAG